Proteins encoded in a region of the Mycolicibacterium duvalii genome:
- a CDS encoding FAS1-like dehydratase domain-containing protein, whose translation MTGVPGKSGNAFGVLTDDAFARSRLRLGVPRPQQNKPHNYEVTWDGVRHFAYGYGDDNPLYCDPEYAADTRWGRLVAPPTFLYTMGEDAAPNPDSETKALLKGDPFAGLGSYQAVMEFEWWRPLQLGVRCRVLEAQVGVEEKESRFGGRTAHVTLDYLYFTGDGQMHAVRRGTWINAERHTSKQRAKERLAQQPYTPEQLAEIDAAYAAETHRGPEPRYFEDVEVGEELPQRVKGPLTTTDIVVWHLGWGMQLTPPGTFGIAARVRRKAPGLYPPNALNVPDTAQRLHWEPARAQELGLPNSYDYGGMRETWLCHLLTDWVGDDGWLWKLHCEHRKFNYQGDVTWVRGEVVDKRRTDVGNEVHVAVRCENQRGEATTPGTAVVLLPSRDAAVTLPEPPVATVDGMLAHELARYGVGES comes from the coding sequence GTGACCGGTGTTCCGGGGAAATCCGGCAACGCGTTCGGTGTGCTCACCGATGATGCTTTCGCGAGGTCGCGGCTGCGGCTGGGCGTACCCCGTCCACAACAGAACAAGCCGCACAACTACGAGGTGACGTGGGACGGAGTTCGGCACTTCGCATACGGGTACGGCGACGACAATCCGTTGTACTGCGATCCCGAGTACGCCGCGGACACCCGCTGGGGTCGATTGGTGGCGCCCCCGACATTTCTCTACACTATGGGGGAGGACGCCGCCCCGAACCCCGACTCGGAGACGAAGGCCCTGCTCAAAGGAGATCCCTTTGCCGGCCTGGGTTCCTACCAGGCCGTCATGGAGTTCGAGTGGTGGCGTCCGCTGCAGCTCGGGGTCCGGTGCCGCGTGTTGGAGGCGCAGGTCGGCGTCGAGGAGAAGGAATCGCGATTCGGCGGCCGCACCGCCCACGTCACCCTCGACTACCTCTACTTCACCGGCGACGGGCAGATGCATGCCGTTCGGCGCGGCACCTGGATCAACGCCGAGCGGCACACGTCGAAGCAGCGCGCCAAGGAACGGCTCGCGCAGCAGCCGTACACCCCCGAGCAGCTGGCCGAGATCGACGCCGCCTACGCCGCCGAGACTCATCGCGGACCGGAGCCGCGCTACTTCGAGGACGTCGAGGTGGGCGAGGAACTGCCGCAGCGTGTGAAGGGCCCGCTCACCACGACCGACATCGTGGTGTGGCACCTCGGCTGGGGGATGCAGCTAACGCCCCCTGGCACTTTCGGGATCGCCGCGCGGGTACGTCGTAAGGCGCCGGGCCTGTATCCGCCGAACGCGCTCAACGTTCCCGACACGGCGCAGCGCCTGCATTGGGAACCCGCTCGTGCGCAAGAGCTCGGGCTGCCGAACAGTTACGACTACGGCGGCATGCGCGAGACGTGGCTGTGCCACCTGCTGACGGACTGGGTCGGCGACGACGGGTGGCTGTGGAAGCTGCATTGTGAGCACCGCAAGTTCAACTATCAGGGCGACGTGACCTGGGTCCGTGGTGAAGTCGTGGACAAACGACGTACGGATGTGGGCAACGAGGTTCACGTCGCCGTCCGGTGCGAGAATCAGCGCGGCGAAGCGACCACCCCCGGTACCGCCGTGGTGCTGCTGCCGTCTCGCGACGCGGCGGTGACGTTGCCGGAGCCGCCGGTGGCCACCGTGGACGGGATGCTTGCGCACGAGCTCGCACGCTACGGCGTCGGGGAGAGTTGA
- a CDS encoding enoyl-CoA hydratase-related protein, which yields MNGISVDHDRAVRRIRLDRPEKLNAVDTPMLDELSVRLRDAAADDSVRVVLLIAAGRAFCSGGDLTGGDTEGAGHAANRVVQEIVALPKPVVAGVHGAAVGFGCPLALACDLVVAAPAAYFQLAFSRVGLMPDGGACALLPGLIGRARAARMAMTAERIDAATAFEWGMISHLSAADDYEDLLGKVVESLSTGATLSYAWTKRALGAAALCELEQVQAIEVAGQLALVDTADFREGVRAFRAGRAPVFRGR from the coding sequence GTGAACGGGATTTCGGTCGACCACGACCGCGCTGTCCGGAGGATCCGGTTGGACCGGCCGGAGAAGCTGAACGCGGTCGACACCCCGATGCTCGACGAGTTGTCGGTCCGGTTGCGCGATGCCGCGGCCGACGACTCTGTGCGGGTGGTTCTGCTCATCGCTGCGGGCCGGGCGTTCTGCTCTGGCGGCGATCTGACCGGAGGTGACACCGAAGGGGCCGGGCACGCCGCCAATCGGGTGGTGCAGGAGATTGTGGCGCTGCCCAAACCGGTGGTGGCGGGGGTGCACGGCGCGGCGGTCGGATTCGGCTGTCCGTTGGCACTGGCGTGTGATCTGGTGGTGGCCGCGCCGGCGGCGTACTTTCAGCTGGCATTCAGCCGAGTCGGCTTGATGCCAGACGGCGGTGCGTGTGCTCTGTTGCCGGGTCTGATCGGACGTGCCCGCGCGGCACGGATGGCCATGACCGCCGAACGAATCGACGCGGCAACGGCATTCGAGTGGGGGATGATCTCGCATCTGTCCGCCGCAGATGACTATGAGGACCTGCTGGGGAAGGTGGTTGAATCGCTGTCCACCGGCGCGACCTTGTCCTACGCCTGGACCAAGCGCGCGCTGGGGGCTGCCGCGCTCTGTGAACTGGAGCAGGTTCAGGCCATCGAGGTAGCCGGCCAGCTGGCCTTGGTCGACACCGCAGATTTCCGCGAAGGTGTACGTGCTTTCCGAGCAGGGCGAGCTCCGGTCTTTCGGGGGCGATGA
- a CDS encoding acyl-CoA dehydrogenase family protein, producing the protein MKRFVMDAEHEAFRDTVRQFIERELVPNAEKWESARLVDREAYVTAGKYGLIGFNMPEEYGGGGVDDFRFNAVIDEEIARYGGPAPSISLQNDVVGPYFSSLADDEQKKRWLPGIISGELIVAVAMTEPGAGSDLAGVRTSAVRDGDDWIVNGTKTFISSGINCDLVVVVCRTDPDAGHKGFTLFVIEEGMEGFSRGRKLDKMGLHYQDTAELVFEDVRVPAANLLGKEGRGFYHLMHNLPSERLSIAISALAGARETWRQTLQYAKDRKAFGQSIGSFQHNRFLLAEMDTELEIGEQYIDRCLQAVVDDDLTAVEASKAKWWCTETAKKVIDGCVQLHGGYGYMTEYRVARDYMDNRIMTIFGGTTEIMKDIIGRDLGL; encoded by the coding sequence ATGAAAAGATTCGTTATGGACGCGGAGCATGAGGCCTTCCGCGACACTGTGCGCCAGTTCATCGAACGCGAGTTGGTGCCCAACGCCGAGAAGTGGGAGAGCGCCCGGCTGGTCGACCGCGAGGCATATGTGACGGCCGGCAAGTACGGCCTGATCGGGTTCAACATGCCCGAGGAGTACGGCGGTGGCGGCGTCGACGACTTCCGGTTCAACGCCGTTATCGACGAGGAGATCGCCCGCTACGGGGGGCCCGCGCCGTCGATCAGCCTGCAGAACGACGTTGTTGGCCCATACTTCTCCTCGCTGGCCGACGACGAGCAGAAGAAGCGCTGGCTGCCGGGAATCATCAGCGGTGAGCTGATCGTCGCCGTCGCCATGACAGAACCGGGCGCGGGCAGTGACCTGGCGGGCGTTCGCACGTCGGCCGTTCGCGATGGTGACGACTGGATTGTGAACGGCACCAAAACGTTCATCTCCTCCGGCATCAACTGCGATCTGGTGGTGGTGGTCTGCCGCACCGACCCCGATGCCGGGCACAAGGGCTTCACCCTGTTCGTCATCGAGGAGGGCATGGAGGGGTTCAGCCGCGGTCGCAAGCTGGACAAAATGGGTCTGCACTACCAGGACACCGCCGAACTCGTCTTCGAGGACGTCCGGGTGCCCGCGGCCAATCTGCTGGGCAAAGAGGGCCGCGGGTTCTATCACCTGATGCACAACCTGCCGTCGGAGCGTCTGTCGATCGCTATCTCGGCGCTGGCCGGCGCGCGCGAAACGTGGCGGCAGACACTGCAATACGCCAAGGATCGCAAGGCTTTCGGACAATCGATCGGCAGTTTCCAGCACAACCGGTTCCTGCTCGCCGAGATGGACACCGAACTTGAGATCGGGGAGCAGTACATCGATCGCTGCCTGCAGGCGGTGGTCGACGACGACCTGACCGCGGTCGAGGCGTCGAAGGCCAAGTGGTGGTGCACCGAGACCGCCAAGAAGGTGATCGACGGTTGCGTTCAGTTGCACGGTGGCTACGGTTACATGACCGAGTACCGGGTGGCCCGCGATTACATGGACAACCGCATCATGACCATCTTCGGTGGTACGACCGAGATCATGAAGGACATCATCGGTCGCGACCTGGGGCTGTAA
- a CDS encoding FAS1-like dehydratase domain-containing protein, with protein MTITEKSGAETAAEEGRITDEDIERAKAQIGIPVNQRDEAWNKVPSADTITHFAFGCGDDNPLFYDPAYGATTRWHGQIASPTFPIATGLDQTPKFTDPERKKLFRGLFRGTGKYYSGVKWTWYRPIYAGRPVLAENYTLDVQVKESEFSGGRSVKETFRYLYVDIDGNPIATRDESYINAERQGSKKSGKLKNIERKHWTPEEFAEVEAAYEAEVRRGAEPQWWEDVAVGDDLPPVMKGPLTVVDIISMHMGWGWGGYGVGPLKFAHKLRKRMPAFYQPDEYGVPDVVQRLHWDAARAQALGIPAPYDYGQMRAAWISHLLTNWIGDDGWLAEMDLQMRGFNYHGDIHRCTGKVTAKGDTADETVSVDVFATSQRDEATTRGTAKVLLPSRATGAVVLPIPDVDLRRRGAQVVSRVSGKVGDELRRLYGE; from the coding sequence ATGACCATTACCGAGAAGTCCGGCGCCGAGACAGCTGCTGAAGAAGGCCGGATCACCGACGAGGACATCGAGCGCGCCAAGGCGCAGATCGGGATCCCGGTCAATCAGCGGGATGAAGCGTGGAACAAGGTGCCGTCGGCAGATACCATCACGCACTTCGCTTTCGGCTGTGGCGACGACAACCCGCTGTTCTACGATCCGGCGTACGGTGCCACCACCCGTTGGCACGGGCAGATCGCCTCGCCGACCTTCCCTATCGCGACGGGTCTCGATCAGACCCCGAAGTTCACCGACCCGGAACGGAAGAAGTTGTTTCGCGGGCTTTTCCGTGGCACTGGCAAGTACTACTCGGGTGTGAAGTGGACCTGGTACCGCCCGATCTACGCGGGACGACCGGTCCTGGCGGAGAACTACACGCTGGACGTCCAGGTCAAGGAGAGCGAGTTCTCCGGCGGGCGTTCGGTGAAGGAAACCTTCCGGTATCTCTACGTCGACATCGACGGCAACCCGATCGCCACCCGCGATGAGTCTTACATCAACGCGGAACGTCAGGGCTCCAAGAAGTCCGGCAAGCTGAAGAATATCGAGCGCAAGCACTGGACCCCCGAAGAGTTCGCCGAGGTCGAGGCCGCGTACGAGGCCGAAGTACGCCGGGGCGCCGAGCCGCAGTGGTGGGAGGACGTCGCCGTCGGCGATGATCTGCCCCCCGTCATGAAGGGCCCGTTGACAGTTGTCGACATCATCTCCATGCACATGGGCTGGGGGTGGGGCGGGTACGGTGTCGGCCCGCTGAAGTTCGCGCACAAACTGCGCAAGCGGATGCCGGCTTTCTACCAACCCGACGAGTACGGCGTACCCGATGTCGTGCAGCGCCTGCACTGGGACGCGGCACGCGCGCAGGCTCTCGGCATCCCGGCCCCGTACGACTACGGCCAGATGCGTGCGGCGTGGATCAGCCATCTGCTTACCAACTGGATCGGTGACGACGGCTGGCTGGCCGAGATGGATCTGCAGATGCGTGGCTTCAATTATCACGGCGATATCCATCGGTGCACCGGCAAGGTCACCGCCAAGGGCGACACCGCCGACGAGACGGTGTCGGTGGACGTCTTCGCCACCAGTCAGCGCGACGAAGCGACCACCCGCGGCACCGCCAAGGTGTTGTTGCCGTCGAGGGCGACCGGCGCCGTGGTGCTTCCAATCCCCGACGTCGACCTCAGAAGGCGCGGCGCACAGGTAGTTTCGCGGGTATCGGGCAAAGTCGGCGACGAGTTGCGCCGCCTGTACGGAGAGTGA
- a CDS encoding mycofactocin-coupled SDR family oxidoreductase: MGRVEGKVVLVTGGARGQGRSHAAKLAEEGADVILFDICHDIETNEYSLATSRDLEEAGLEVEKTGRRAYTAEVDVRDRAALNRELANAVAEFGKLDVVVANAGICPLGADLPVQAFADAFDVDFVGVVNTVHAALPYLKSGASIITTGSVAGLIASKMPPGAAGPQGPGGAGYSYAKQLVDSYTLQLAGQLASQSIRVNVVHPTNCNTSMLNSDPMYRQFRPDLEAPTRDDALLAFPAMQAMPTPYVEPSDISNAVCFLASDESRYVTGLQLKVDAGAMLKF; encoded by the coding sequence ATGGGCCGTGTAGAGGGAAAAGTTGTCCTAGTTACCGGCGGCGCCCGGGGGCAGGGCCGCAGCCACGCGGCCAAGCTGGCCGAGGAGGGTGCAGACGTCATCCTCTTCGACATCTGTCACGATATCGAGACCAACGAATACTCGCTGGCGACGTCGCGTGATCTCGAAGAAGCCGGCCTGGAGGTGGAGAAGACCGGTCGCCGGGCCTACACCGCTGAAGTCGACGTGCGAGACCGGGCCGCGTTGAACCGCGAATTAGCCAACGCCGTCGCCGAATTCGGCAAGCTCGATGTGGTCGTCGCCAACGCCGGAATCTGCCCGCTTGGCGCGGATCTTCCGGTTCAGGCTTTCGCCGACGCGTTCGATGTTGACTTCGTCGGTGTGGTCAACACCGTGCACGCCGCGTTGCCGTACCTGAAGTCCGGTGCCTCGATCATCACCACCGGCTCGGTCGCCGGCCTCATCGCGTCGAAGATGCCGCCGGGGGCGGCCGGGCCGCAGGGCCCGGGCGGGGCCGGGTACAGCTATGCCAAGCAGCTGGTGGACTCCTACACCCTGCAGCTCGCGGGCCAGTTGGCGTCACAATCCATCCGCGTCAACGTGGTTCACCCGACGAACTGCAACACCTCGATGCTCAACAGCGACCCGATGTACCGGCAGTTCCGGCCGGACCTTGAGGCACCGACCCGGGATGACGCGCTGCTGGCCTTCCCCGCCATGCAAGCCATGCCCACGCCCTACGTCGAGCCCTCCGACATCTCGAACGCGGTCTGCTTCCTCGCCTCTGACGAGTCTCGCTATGTCACCGGCCTGCAGCTCAAGGTCGACGCCGGTGCCATGTTGAAATTCTAG
- a CDS encoding crotonase/enoyl-CoA hydratase family protein, whose amino-acid sequence MTDAASVERRGNVALITINRPEARNAVNGAVSTAVGSALEEAQRDPDVWAVVITGAGDKSFCAGADLKAISRGEDLFHADHPEWGFAGYVHHFIDKPTIAAVNGTALGGGSELALASDLVVAGQSATFGLPEVKRGLIAGAGGVFRIVEQLPRKVALELIFTGEPITADEALKWGLINQVVPDNTVVEAALALAERITVNAPLSVQASKRVAYGADDGIIAAEEPKWERTDREFAELLKSDDAKEGPLAFAEKRQPVWKAR is encoded by the coding sequence ATGACTGACGCCGCCAGCGTGGAGCGGAGGGGTAACGTCGCTCTCATCACGATCAACCGGCCCGAGGCCCGCAACGCCGTCAACGGCGCGGTGAGCACCGCGGTCGGCAGTGCGCTGGAGGAGGCCCAGCGTGATCCCGATGTGTGGGCCGTGGTCATCACCGGCGCGGGAGACAAGTCATTCTGTGCTGGCGCCGATCTGAAGGCTATCTCGCGAGGCGAGGATCTTTTTCATGCCGACCACCCGGAATGGGGATTCGCCGGCTACGTGCATCACTTCATCGACAAGCCCACCATCGCTGCGGTCAACGGCACCGCCCTGGGCGGAGGGTCGGAGTTGGCGTTGGCCAGCGATCTGGTGGTTGCCGGCCAGAGCGCGACATTTGGGCTGCCTGAGGTCAAGCGCGGCCTGATCGCCGGTGCGGGCGGGGTGTTCCGCATCGTCGAGCAGCTGCCGCGCAAGGTTGCCCTGGAGCTGATCTTCACCGGAGAGCCGATCACCGCCGACGAGGCACTCAAGTGGGGGCTGATCAACCAGGTGGTGCCGGACAACACCGTGGTGGAGGCGGCGCTGGCGCTCGCTGAGCGGATCACCGTGAACGCGCCGCTTTCGGTTCAGGCCAGCAAGCGGGTCGCCTACGGCGCCGATGACGGCATCATCGCCGCCGAGGAACCCAAGTGGGAGCGCACTGACCGTGAGTTCGCCGAGCTGCTGAAATCCGACGATGCCAAGGAAGGCCCGCTGGCTTTCGCGGAGAAACGTCAACCCGTATGGAAGGCACGCTGA
- a CDS encoding class I adenylate-forming enzyme family protein, translating to MTSIHEALGRLWDANDHAHMLQCDGRWDTWGRIRTLTERIDKELTAAGCGEGGRVAVVLSNRMESVAALIATFRGGRTLVTVSPLQPPERLSADLAAAKVSFVLAPQALWSEHVFSRTVDDFGATGWSLDGDDVIVRARGTTQAEPGDPAVAIEMLTSGTTGAPKRIPLTRAQLEAALGAALQHNERPESRTKPPLTGTVGLVTLPIVHIGGLWTLLQSLIAARPIAMLERFTVPGWHAVVKEFRPALAGLPPAAIRSVLDSDIPPEDLASVRAVNAGTSPVDPELVDAFFERYGIPILVVYGATEFSGAVAGWTVKDFYARWADKRGSVGRAFPGVRLQIVDENGAALGTGETGRLQVATAQAGGADVWVTTSDLAHLDADGFLYIDGRVDDVIVRGGFKIAPETVVRALRAHSAVADAAVAPIPDYRLGHIPVAAVELRPGAEVDGDTLRQHCRAVLTPYEVPAQVVVVDELPRGAALKVDRRRLLAMLADLGAVQTDKSQSQDRDNFRKENS from the coding sequence ATGACGAGCATCCATGAAGCGCTGGGCCGGCTGTGGGACGCCAACGACCACGCGCACATGCTGCAGTGCGACGGGCGCTGGGACACATGGGGCCGCATCCGCACGCTGACGGAGCGGATCGACAAGGAACTGACAGCGGCAGGGTGCGGCGAAGGCGGGCGCGTTGCCGTCGTGTTGTCCAATCGCATGGAGTCCGTCGCTGCACTCATCGCGACCTTCCGGGGCGGTCGCACCCTGGTGACCGTGAGTCCGCTGCAGCCCCCGGAGCGGTTGAGCGCCGACCTGGCGGCCGCCAAGGTGTCCTTCGTTCTGGCGCCGCAGGCGCTATGGTCCGAACACGTATTCAGCCGCACGGTCGACGATTTCGGCGCCACCGGCTGGAGCCTCGATGGCGACGATGTGATCGTGCGGGCTCGGGGAACCACGCAGGCGGAACCCGGCGACCCTGCCGTCGCGATCGAGATGCTGACGTCGGGCACAACAGGTGCTCCCAAACGAATCCCGCTGACTCGAGCCCAGTTGGAGGCCGCCCTCGGCGCGGCGCTGCAGCACAATGAGCGGCCCGAATCCCGAACCAAGCCACCGCTGACCGGGACGGTCGGTCTGGTGACCCTGCCCATCGTGCACATCGGCGGCCTGTGGACACTGCTGCAGTCGCTGATTGCGGCACGACCAATTGCCATGCTGGAACGCTTCACCGTGCCGGGCTGGCATGCGGTGGTCAAGGAGTTCCGACCCGCCCTGGCCGGTCTGCCACCCGCGGCCATCCGATCGGTGCTCGACTCCGACATCCCACCGGAGGACCTGGCGAGTGTCCGTGCCGTCAATGCTGGCACCAGTCCGGTCGACCCGGAACTGGTCGATGCCTTCTTCGAGCGCTACGGCATCCCGATTCTGGTCGTGTACGGGGCGACTGAATTCTCTGGAGCCGTGGCCGGTTGGACTGTGAAGGATTTTTACGCGCGATGGGCCGACAAGAGGGGCAGCGTGGGACGCGCCTTTCCCGGTGTGCGGCTGCAGATCGTCGACGAGAACGGCGCTGCGCTCGGCACCGGTGAAACGGGCAGGCTTCAGGTCGCCACGGCGCAAGCCGGTGGGGCGGATGTCTGGGTGACCACAAGCGATCTCGCCCACCTCGACGCCGACGGGTTCCTCTACATCGACGGCCGCGTCGACGACGTGATCGTGCGTGGCGGGTTCAAAATAGCACCGGAGACCGTGGTGCGGGCACTGCGCGCCCATTCAGCAGTCGCCGACGCCGCCGTGGCCCCGATTCCGGACTATCGGCTGGGCCACATCCCGGTTGCCGCAGTCGAATTGCGTCCCGGCGCGGAAGTCGACGGTGATACATTGCGCCAGCACTGCCGCGCCGTGCTCACACCGTACGAGGTGCCTGCACAGGTCGTCGTGGTGGACGAGCTTCCCCGCGGCGCAGCACTCAAGGTCGACCGGCGTCGCTTACTCGCCATGCTGGCTGACCTGGGCGCTGTTCAGACGGACAAATCCCAATCGCAGGACAGAGACAATTTCCGGAAGGAGAATTCATGA
- a CDS encoding acyl-CoA dehydrogenase family protein, with protein sequence MDFGLTDEQEQLAEAERAWLARNNPLARVRAALDTAPITIDPAAVAHAETSGLLALLTPDMGGTHVDLAVLTEAHGYAASSLPIADLAITAWLLASAGIATNEGPLNGVAFGGDRTSSPVPMAADMAAVAVARQASEKEYLSVLSAPPLVTMSTLDLTRSWARVDLDAGLEKKTELPTGTLAAVRDALAVHRAFDALGAAARLLDMTVEYAGQREQFGAPIGSFQAVKHHCADMVVAVESARASLWAAALALDTLDSAVRSRAASAAAAYAKSAAAHVAGNALQVHGGIGFTWEHDLHLLLRRIKVDEAFNGTVAEHRAALVG encoded by the coding sequence ATGGATTTCGGATTGACCGACGAGCAGGAGCAACTGGCCGAAGCCGAGCGCGCCTGGCTGGCCCGCAACAATCCCCTTGCCCGGGTGCGCGCGGCGCTCGACACCGCGCCGATCACGATCGATCCGGCCGCGGTCGCTCATGCCGAGACGTCCGGGCTCCTTGCACTGCTCACTCCCGATATGGGCGGCACCCATGTGGATCTCGCGGTCCTCACCGAAGCCCACGGATACGCCGCCAGTTCGTTGCCGATCGCCGACCTGGCCATCACCGCCTGGCTTCTCGCCAGTGCAGGCATCGCTACGAACGAGGGGCCGCTGAACGGGGTGGCCTTCGGTGGCGATCGTACGAGCTCGCCAGTGCCCATGGCCGCCGATATGGCCGCGGTCGCAGTAGCCCGTCAGGCCAGCGAGAAGGAGTACTTGTCGGTCCTGTCCGCTCCCCCACTGGTCACCATGTCGACCTTGGACCTGACCCGGTCGTGGGCCCGCGTGGATCTTGACGCCGGCCTCGAGAAGAAAACCGAGCTGCCGACCGGCACACTTGCCGCGGTGCGGGATGCGCTGGCGGTGCACCGCGCCTTCGATGCGCTGGGTGCAGCGGCCCGGTTGCTCGATATGACCGTCGAATACGCCGGTCAGCGTGAGCAATTCGGTGCGCCGATCGGCTCGTTTCAGGCCGTCAAACATCACTGCGCCGACATGGTCGTTGCGGTGGAATCCGCCCGGGCCTCGCTGTGGGCGGCCGCGCTCGCACTGGACACTCTGGACAGCGCGGTCCGATCGCGGGCGGCCTCTGCGGCCGCCGCCTACGCGAAGTCCGCAGCGGCCCATGTCGCCGGGAACGCGTTGCAGGTCCACGGCGGTATCGGTTTCACCTGGGAACACGACCTGCACCTACTCCTGCGTCGGATCAAGGTCGACGAGGCGTTCAACGGTACGGTCGCCGAACACCGGGCCGCACTCGTCGGGTGA
- a CDS encoding acyl-CoA dehydrogenase family protein, which translates to MEYGMGPELEAFRAQVRAFVAEYAPAIPPRAGVRSAENETELKALKEWTARLFEAGYVGADWPAEYGGRDDRSAEHQIVVGEELARAAVPGVQSGSVLASHALIHYGTDEQRRRHLPEIRAGRQLWCQLFSEPGAGSDLASLRTRAVLDGDTYTVNGQKVWTTDGHWADYGYLLARTDSEAPKHKGISAFILDMSSPGVSVRPLRELTGTSDFNEVFFDNVKVPASAMIGAPGQGWAIANATLAHERTGVGAAVVKLKLAIQALADLARRVNRGGKPAIESDVVRDRIGEFSAEVEALAALTYANVTRWSRGTERLHDAAMAKLMFSELNLEMARFAVELGGEDGVLVEGDPHALEGGRWQDEWLYARAYTIAGGSSEIMRNVIAERGLGLPRAAR; encoded by the coding sequence GTGGAATACGGTATGGGGCCCGAGCTGGAGGCCTTCCGCGCGCAGGTACGGGCATTCGTCGCGGAATACGCGCCCGCCATCCCACCGCGGGCTGGCGTGCGCAGCGCCGAGAACGAGACCGAGCTCAAGGCGCTGAAGGAATGGACCGCCCGGTTGTTCGAGGCTGGCTATGTCGGCGCCGACTGGCCCGCCGAGTACGGCGGCCGCGACGACCGGTCGGCGGAGCACCAAATCGTCGTCGGTGAGGAGCTAGCCCGGGCCGCGGTCCCCGGCGTGCAGAGCGGCAGCGTGCTGGCCTCACATGCGTTGATCCACTACGGCACCGACGAGCAGCGCCGCAGGCACCTGCCCGAGATCCGGGCCGGCCGCCAGCTGTGGTGCCAGCTGTTCAGTGAGCCCGGCGCCGGCAGCGACCTGGCGTCACTGCGCACCCGGGCGGTGCTCGACGGCGATACCTACACTGTCAACGGGCAAAAGGTGTGGACCACCGACGGGCACTGGGCCGATTACGGATATCTGTTGGCGCGCACGGATTCTGAGGCCCCCAAGCACAAGGGTATCAGCGCGTTCATCCTTGACATGTCCAGCCCGGGTGTTTCCGTACGCCCGTTGCGGGAACTAACCGGAACCTCAGATTTCAACGAAGTGTTCTTCGACAACGTAAAGGTGCCTGCCTCGGCGATGATCGGTGCGCCAGGGCAGGGCTGGGCGATCGCGAATGCCACGCTGGCGCACGAGCGTACCGGTGTCGGCGCGGCGGTGGTGAAGCTGAAGCTGGCCATTCAAGCCCTCGCCGACCTGGCCCGGCGGGTCAACCGAGGGGGGAAGCCCGCCATCGAGAGCGATGTGGTGCGGGATCGCATCGGGGAGTTCAGCGCCGAGGTCGAAGCGCTCGCGGCGCTGACCTATGCCAACGTGACCCGCTGGTCGCGCGGTACCGAACGCCTGCACGACGCCGCCATGGCCAAGCTGATGTTCAGCGAGCTGAATCTGGAAATGGCCCGCTTCGCCGTCGAACTCGGCGGGGAGGACGGCGTGCTGGTGGAAGGCGATCCGCACGCGCTCGAGGGCGGCCGCTGGCAGGACGAGTGGCTCTATGCCCGTGCGTACACCATCGCCGGCGGTAGTTCGGAGATCATGCGAAATGTGATCGCCGAACGCGGGCTGGGGTTGCCCCGTGCGGCGCGATAG